CTCGACGTGACCTCGCTGCGGCTGCTGCCGGCGGGCGAGCCCGGGGTGCCCGTCGCGGTGCCGCCGACGCGGGTCATCATGACGCCGACCGAGACGCCCGAGACCTCGCAATCGTTCTCGTGGCTCGCCGGTGACGTCTCGCACACGAGCGGCCAGGTGCAGATCCGGAAGGCGGCGGGCGGCGACGTCCGCACCGTCGACGCGTATGCGGCCGGCACGGTCAACGGTAACCCGAAGCAGCACTTCTCGGCGACCGTCGACGCGCTGGCCCCGGCGACCGCCTACACGTACCGCGTCGGACTCGAGGGGGCCTGGAGCGACTGGCACGAGTTCACGACCGCCGACCCGAACGACGGCGACTTCCAGTTCGTCTACTACGGCGACGCCCAGATCGGCCTCGACACCACGTGGCCGTCGGTCGTGCGCCAGGCCGAGGCCACCGCACCCGACTCGATCGGCTCGGTGCACGCCGGCGACCTGATCAACACCGGCAGCAACGAGACCGAGTGGCTCAACTGGTTCACGGGCATGGAGACCTCTGCGGCGACCACGAACGTCATGGCCGCGCCCGGCAATCACGAGTACTCGGGAGACAAGCTGCTGAAGTCGTGGAAGGCGAACTTCGAGTACCCGCACAACAACCCCACCACCGCGACCACGGGCGACCTCGCCGACCTCGCCGTCGGCGACACGGATGTCGCGAAGCAGTACGCCGCGTACTTCGAGCACTGGACGCAGTTCGCGGCCGAGACCGTGTACTTCACCGACTACCAGGACATGCGGTTCATCACGCTGAACGCGACCCGCGACACGACCTTCCTCACGCCCGACGCCCTGCCCGGCTGCGCCGGCGCTGAGTGCCCGTCGACGAAGGTCGCCCGGCTCTGGACCGAGTTCCAGGCGGCCTGGCTCGACTACGTGCTCGAGTCGAGCCCGTCGAAGTGGAACGTCGTGACCTTCCACCAGCCCGTCTACTCGACCTCGGCCGGGCGCGACGAGCCCGTGCTGCGCGAGTTCTGGGTGCCGATCTTCGAGAAGCACGACATCGACCTCGTCATGATGGGCCACGACCACACGTACGCCCGCGGGTACAACAACGACGACGTCACCGAGACGCCGGGCATCACCGACGGGCCGGTCTACATCGTCTCGAACTCGGGTGCCAAGCACTACGACCTCGAGTCCGACGAGAAGAACGTCTGGACCAACAACAACGCCACGCAGGTGCTGCGAGGTGCGGGCGTCACGACCTACCAGGTCATCGACGTCTCGGCCGACACGCTCGTCTACCGTTCGTACCTCGCCGAGAAGACCTCGGCCGCGACGACCGACCTGCCTGTCGGCGCCGTGTACGACGAGTTCACGGTGACGAAGAAGGACGACGGGCGCAAGTGGGTCACCGAGGCCGGCGTCGAAGCACCCGTCGACCCCGAGCCGGGCACCGCTCCGGAGCCGGTCGACCCTGCCGAGCTGACCGACGAGACCCGCGGCGGCGTCACCGTTCCGGCGAACGTCACCGTCGGTGTTCCGTTCACCGTCGGCCTCGGCGAGGAGCAGTCGGGCACCGAGGTCTGGGCCTGGCTGTACTCGGAGCCCACGCAGCTCGGCTCGGCCACGGCGGACGCGAGCGGCGAGTTCACGACGGTCGTTCCGGCCGCCACGGCACCCGGCGAGCACCGGCTCGTGGTGCAGGCCGCCGACGGCACGCTCATCGGCTGGGCGCCGGTGCAGGTGAGCGCCGCGGCGACCGGCGGGGGCGGCGACGGCACGGATGGCGACGGTTCCGCAGGCGCCGGAGGCGCGAGCGGCGACCTCGCGAGCACGGGCTTCGAGGCATCCGCCGCGTTGTGGGCCGCCGGCGTGCTGCTCGCGCTCGGCGCGGTGGCGACGGTGCTGACCGTCCGACGTCGTCGGCAGGCGGCAGGCACAGCACCGCAGGCATAGACGCAGAGCGAACGGATGCCGCGGCATCCGCTCGCCCGCAGCGCGAACGCCCGGCCCGGAATCACCGGCCGGGCGTTCGTGCGCTCGCCCGACCGGCGGCAGCATGCACGAATGCGGCGAGTTCTGCGGCCATCGACTCGGGTTCCCACCCGTGCTCACTGCCCGGCATCGTCTTCCACGCCGCCCCGGGGATCGCCGCGACGATCGACTCGGCGGCGGGGGTCATGATGTCGTAGGTCTGCTCGCCGACCATCGCCAGCACGGGCACGCGGATGTCGCCGAAGAGCTCGGAGTGCGGCGCGGACTCGGCCCAGGCGAGCGACTCGCCGTCGGGTCGCAGGCTCGGCGCCTGATCGATCATGGCGGGGATGCTGCGGACGATCTCGAGGATCTCGGGCGGCATGTCGCGCATGTACGCGTCGAGTGCGCCGCTGTCGTCGCCCGCGTCGATCAGGCGGTTCACCTCGTCGGCCCATTCGCGCCCGCCGCTGTCGGGCGGGGCGAGCGGCGCCTCCCACAGGGCGAGGCCGTCGACGGCGAGACCGGCGACTGCGGCGCGCAGCGAGATCGAACAGCCGGAGGAATGGCCGCAGAGCACCGCGCTGCCGCCGGCGACGTCGATCAGCGCCTCGATCGCCGCGAGCTCGCGGTCGAGGGTGATCGTGCCTTCGGCGGCGCTCTCGCCGCGGCCGACGCGGTCGTACACGATCGCCGAGACGCCGAGGCCGGCGAGGAGCTCTGCGGTGCTCGTGGTCTCGGCATCGATGGCCCGCCACGGGCCGGCGCCGGCGACGAACACGAGCGCCGGCCCGGTGCCGTGACGGTCGAAGGCGATGCGATCGCCGGCAGTGGAGACGACGAACTCGGACATGTGGTTCCTCTTTCCCTGAGACGTGATCCTCGTGCGACCCGGTCGAACTGGACTGACCAGTGTGATTTTATCAAACTAGACTGTCTAGTACTGATCGTCAAGGGAGGAAGGCATGTCCACCACGAACGAGCCGACGCGTTCGGAGCGGAAGCGCCGCGCCATCCTCGCCGCAGCGGAGGAGCTCTTCCTGCGAAACGGGTTCCTCGGCACGAGCATGGACGAGCTCGCCGAGCGATCGGCGGTCTCGAAGCAGACCGTGTACGCGCACTTCGGCAGCAAGGAGTCCCTGTTCGTCGCACTCGTCTCGTCGATGACCGCCGGAGCGGGCGACGGCCTGCACGACCTCGACGAGCACCCGGCACCCGACGGCGATGTCGCGGGGTACCTCGCCCGCTACGCCGCCGACGAGCTCGCCGTCGTGATGACGCCGCGCCTCCTGAAGCTCCGCCGGCTCGTCATCGGCGAGGTCGAGCGCTTTCCCGACCTGGCTCGGGCGCTCTACGAGCACGGTCCGGCGCGGGCCATCCGCTCGCTCGCCGTCACGATGTCCGCGCTCGCCGACCGGGGGCTGCTCTCGGTCGACGACCCGGTCGAGGCGGCGACGACCTTCAACTGGCTCATCATGGGCGCTCCCATGAACGAGGCGATGCTGCTCGGCGACGGGGCGATCCCCGATGCCGCAGCCCTGCGGCGCCACGCTGCGCACGCCGCGCGCGTCTTCGTCTCGGCGTACGGAGTCGGCACGCGCTGATCGATCGTCGGCCACAGCCCGCGTGTCGGACGCCGGTGGGAGACTGGCCCCGTGCTGCTCGATGAACTCGCGCTGACCGCCGACACCGTCGCCTCCACCCGCTCGCGCCTCGCGAAGGTCGGCGCGCTGGCCGAGCTGCTGCGCCGGCTCGAACCCGACGAGATCGCACCGGCCGTCGGATTCCTCGTGGGCAAGCCGCGGCAGGGCCGCGTGGGCGTCGGATGGCGCGGGGTCGCGGCCGCGACCGGCGAGCCGGCCGCCGAGCCGTCGCTCACCGTGGGCGATCTCGATGCCGTGCTCGATCGGCTGGCCGCGGCATCCGGTGCCGGGTCATCGGGGGAGCGGGCGCGTGAGCTCGCCGAGCTGATCGGTGGAGCGACCGACCGCGAGCAGGGCTTCATCGGCCGGGTGCTGCTCGGCGAGGTGCGCACGGGCGCGCTCGAGGGCGTGGTCACCGATGCGATCGCCCGTGCTGCCGATCGCCCGGTCGGCGTGGTGCGCCGTGCCGCGATGCTCTCGGGCGACCTCGGCGAGACCGCGCGGCTCGCCCTCACCGGCACCGAGGCCGAGCTCGCGGCCGTCGGCCTCGTCGTAGGCCGGCCCGTGCTGCCGATGCTCGCCGCCACCGCCTCGAGCGCCGCGGCCGCGCTCGAGACCACGGGTGAGGCGTCGGTCGAGTACAAGCTCGACGGCGCGCGCATCCAGGTGCATCGCGCCGGCGACGAGGTGCGCGTCTTCACCCGCAACCTCGCCGACGTCACCCGCAGACTGCCCGAGGTGGTCGACGTCGTGCGGCGGCTGCCGGTGCACGACGTCATCCTCGACGGCGAGACGCTCTCGCTCGACGAAGACGGCGCGCCCCGGCCGTTCCAAGACACGATGTCGAGCTTCGGCGCCGAGTCCGCGAGCGAGACGGTGCTGCATCCGTGGTTCTTCGACGTGCTGCACGTCGACGGGCGAGACCTGCTCGACGAGCCGCTCTCGATCAGGCTCGCCGAGCTCGAGCGCATCGCGTCGGCGCACCGCATTCCGGGTGAGGTCACGGCCGACCCCGAGGTCGCCGAGCAGGTCTCGCGCGACGCGCTCGCCGCGGGGCAGGAGGGCGTCGTGGTCAAGGCGATCGGCTCGCCGTATGCGGCCGGCCGGCGCGGGTCGAGCTGGATCAAGGTCAAGCCCGTGTTCACCTACGATCTCGTGGTGCTCGCGTGCGAGTGGGGGTCGGGCCGGCGCACGGGGTGGCTCTCGAACCTGCACCTCGGCGCACTCGACCCCGTCGGCGAGTTCGGCGAACCCGGCGGCTTCGTGATGGTCGGCAAGACCTTCAAGGGGCTCACCGACGAGCTGCTGCGCTGGCAGACCGAGCGATTCCCCCAGATCGAGACCCGGCGCACCGAGCACACCGTGTGGGTCGAGCCGAGCATCGTCGTCGAGATCGCGATCGACGGCGTGCAGCGCTCGAGCCGGTACCCCGGCGGCATCGCGCTGCGGTTCGCCCGGGTCAAGCGGTACCGCGACGACAAGACGGCGGCCGAGGCCGACACGATCCAGACACTGCGAGGGCTGCTTCGCGGCTGAGGCGAAGCGGAGCATCACGGCGTGATCGAGTCGACGAAGTCATGCGCTTCGCCCGCGACCTCGCGCCAGCGGTCGACGCCGTCGTCGAACGGCACCACCGCCCATTCGCGCATCGGGCGACCGCGCATGACCATGTTGTCGAGTCGGAGCTCGTCGATGCGTGCCTCGGGCAGCTTCACCACGAGGCTGCCGCTGTTCGCCACGAACGCGAAGAGCTTGCCGCGCACCGAGACGCCGTCGGAGCCGAACATCCGGCCGATCGCGACATCCGGGAGCGCCAGCAGCGCGGGCGCGATCTCGTCGAGCCGTGCCCGGCCCGTCTCTCGTTCGCTCATGCCCCGGCCTCATCGATCGTGCTCATGTCGACGCCCGTGACCGGCTCGCCCGCCCGCTCGTAGACGAGCTGGATCGACCCCTTCGGGAAGGCGACCGGAGGCTCGACGAGCGAGAAGGCGGCGGGAACGGTGCCCTCGGCGAAGAGCCGCTTGCCGGTGCCGAGCGCCAACGGGTAGAGCCAGAGGTTGATGCGGTCGACGAGCTCCTCCCGAAGCAACGTGCGCACGAGGTCGCCGCTGCCGAAGACGTGGGTCTCGTCGAAGCGGTCGCGGATGCCGCGCACCTCGGCCGCGACATCCGTCACGACCGTCGTGCCGGCCCACGACGGCTCGGTCAGCGAGTGCGAGGCGACGAACTTCGGCACGGCATTGAACCTGGCTCCGATGTCGTCCGATTGGAACGGCCAGTACGCGGCCCAGATGTCGTAGGTCTTGCGGCCGAGCAGCAGGGCGTCGACGCGCTCGATGTCGGCGCCGATCGCCGCACCCGACTCGGCGTCGAAGTACGCGCCCTGCCAGCCGCCGAACGGGAACCCTCCCTCGGCGTCCTCATCGCGGCTGCCCGGCGATTGGTACACCCCGTCGAGCGTGACGAACAGGTCGACGACGATGACTCCCATGATGAGCTCCTTCCCCTCCGCCCCCATTGTTCGCCGCACGGCCGGTGAGGGGAACCCCCATCGAGGTCAACCGGCGAGCGCCTCGCGGATCTCCTCCTCGATGAGGTCGGAATTGATCGTCATGCCTGCGAGGCTGCCGGCGCCGGCGGCGATCGGCACGCTCGCGCCCGGGTTGACGACGTTGCCGGCGGCCCACACGCCGGGAATGCTCGTGCGGCCGGTCGGGTCGACGCCGACCCAGTCGCCGTCGCCGAACGCCGGGGCGGTCGCGGCACCGAGACCGGTCAGCAGGGCGTCGTTGGGAACGGGACGGGGGCCGAGGAAGATCGCATCGATGGCGATGACCGCGTCGTCGGCGAGCCGGATGCCGCTGAGCCGGGCCGCTTCGTCGGCGGTCACACTCGCCCAGGCTCGCGTCTCGACCGCGATGCCACGCGCGAGCATGCCGGCCGAGTCGTCGCCGTCGAGCTCGGCCCCGTTCGTGAAGAACGTGACCGACGGCGACCACTGCCGGAGCATCTGCACCTGGTGCACGCTTCGCGGGCCGGTCGCGAGCACGCCGATGCGTCGATCGCGCACCTCCCAGCCATCGCAGAACGGGCAGACGACCGCGCCGGTTCCCCACTGCTCCGCGAGGCCGGGGAGGTCTGGCAGCTCATCGCGCAGGCCGGTCGCCACGAGCAGGCGGCGAGCGCTGAGCCGTTCACCGGAGTCGAGGGTCACGGTGAAGCAGAGCGCGCGGTTCGAATCCGCGACCTCCGGTGCGGCGCCGGCGACCTCCGCCGCGCGCACCACCCCTCCGTAGCGCGCGACCTCCTCGCGCCCGCGCTCGAGCAGTTCGAGCGGCGACCAGCCGTCTCGGCCGAGCACGCCGTGCATGTGCGCGGCGACGCCGTTGCGGGGCGCGCCCGTGTCGAGCACGAGCACGCGCCGCCGGGCGCGCACGAGCATGAGCGCCGCGCTGAGTCCGGCGCTGCCGCCGCCGACGATGATGACATCCCACGGTTCCTGTTGCATGCCCTCAGCTTCGCGATAGCCTGAGCTACGCGCAACGTTCGTTGCTGAAACGGCAAGGAGATCGGATGGCCGACGATCTCGAGACGATGCTGAGCGCCGTCGCGCCGAGGCTGCGCGAGCTGCGCCTCCGCCGCGGGTACACGCTCGCCGAACTCGCCGCAGAGACCGGCATCTCGACGAGCACCCTCTCACGGCTCGAGTCGGGACTGCGGCGGCCGACGCTCGAACTGCTCATCCGCATCGCGGCGGCGTACCGGGCGAACCTCGACGACCTGGTCGGCGCGCCCCAGATCGCCGACCCTCGCGTGCACCCGAAGCCGTTCTACCGGAACGGCACGGCCGTCATCCCGCTCACCCGGCAGAACCCCGACCTGCACGCCTTCAAGATGGTGTTGCCGGGGCATCCGCCCGACGAGCCCGTCGAACAG
The sequence above is a segment of the Agromyces hippuratus genome. Coding sequences within it:
- a CDS encoding purple acid phosphatase family protein codes for the protein MTTTKNAMRWGRRGAVSTALLAMLAGALAAPLPALAATEVPTEPVISTGTTTWKYLDDGSDPARGATPLRVWTTTGFDDSAWKSAKGSFGAKGGKLAPVGPQTPKTLLNQYLDGTAAPDVPTFFFRTTFDLGAGVSDEVGSIVGDLIYDDGAVVWINGERVAGFDDGRVTETTNVEYAGSGASDPAPGRFEVDGDVLVDGTNTVAIALYQDRATSSDIYLDVTSLRLLPAGEPGVPVAVPPTRVIMTPTETPETSQSFSWLAGDVSHTSGQVQIRKAAGGDVRTVDAYAAGTVNGNPKQHFSATVDALAPATAYTYRVGLEGAWSDWHEFTTADPNDGDFQFVYYGDAQIGLDTTWPSVVRQAEATAPDSIGSVHAGDLINTGSNETEWLNWFTGMETSAATTNVMAAPGNHEYSGDKLLKSWKANFEYPHNNPTTATTGDLADLAVGDTDVAKQYAAYFEHWTQFAAETVYFTDYQDMRFITLNATRDTTFLTPDALPGCAGAECPSTKVARLWTEFQAAWLDYVLESSPSKWNVVTFHQPVYSTSAGRDEPVLREFWVPIFEKHDIDLVMMGHDHTYARGYNNDDVTETPGITDGPVYIVSNSGAKHYDLESDEKNVWTNNNATQVLRGAGVTTYQVIDVSADTLVYRSYLAEKTSAATTDLPVGAVYDEFTVTKKDDGRKWVTEAGVEAPVDPEPGTAPEPVDPAELTDETRGGVTVPANVTVGVPFTVGLGEEQSGTEVWAWLYSEPTQLGSATADASGEFTTVVPAATAPGEHRLVVQAADGTLIGWAPVQVSAAATGGGGDGTDGDGSAGAGGASGDLASTGFEASAALWAAGVLLALGAVATVLTVRRRRQAAGTAPQA
- a CDS encoding alpha/beta fold hydrolase — its product is MSEFVVSTAGDRIAFDRHGTGPALVFVAGAGPWRAIDAETTSTAELLAGLGVSAIVYDRVGRGESAAEGTITLDRELAAIEALIDVAGGSAVLCGHSSGCSISLRAAVAGLAVDGLALWEAPLAPPDSGGREWADEVNRLIDAGDDSGALDAYMRDMPPEILEIVRSIPAMIDQAPSLRPDGESLAWAESAPHSELFGDIRVPVLAMVGEQTYDIMTPAAESIVAAIPGAAWKTMPGSEHGWEPESMAAELAAFVHAAAGRASARTPGR
- a CDS encoding TetR/AcrR family transcriptional regulator, whose translation is MSTTNEPTRSERKRRAILAAAEELFLRNGFLGTSMDELAERSAVSKQTVYAHFGSKESLFVALVSSMTAGAGDGLHDLDEHPAPDGDVAGYLARYAADELAVVMTPRLLKLRRLVIGEVERFPDLARALYEHGPARAIRSLAVTMSALADRGLLSVDDPVEAATTFNWLIMGAPMNEAMLLGDGAIPDAAALRRHAAHAARVFVSAYGVGTR
- a CDS encoding ATP-dependent DNA ligase codes for the protein MLLDELALTADTVASTRSRLAKVGALAELLRRLEPDEIAPAVGFLVGKPRQGRVGVGWRGVAAATGEPAAEPSLTVGDLDAVLDRLAAASGAGSSGERARELAELIGGATDREQGFIGRVLLGEVRTGALEGVVTDAIARAADRPVGVVRRAAMLSGDLGETARLALTGTEAELAAVGLVVGRPVLPMLAATASSAAAALETTGEASVEYKLDGARIQVHRAGDEVRVFTRNLADVTRRLPEVVDVVRRLPVHDVILDGETLSLDEDGAPRPFQDTMSSFGAESASETVLHPWFFDVLHVDGRDLLDEPLSIRLAELERIASAHRIPGEVTADPEVAEQVSRDALAAGQEGVVVKAIGSPYAAGRRGSSWIKVKPVFTYDLVVLACEWGSGRRTGWLSNLHLGALDPVGEFGEPGGFVMVGKTFKGLTDELLRWQTERFPQIETRRTEHTVWVEPSIVVEIAIDGVQRSSRYPGGIALRFARVKRYRDDKTAAEADTIQTLRGLLRG
- a CDS encoding TfoX/Sxy family protein, which produces MSERETGRARLDEIAPALLALPDVAIGRMFGSDGVSVRGKLFAFVANSGSLVVKLPEARIDELRLDNMVMRGRPMREWAVVPFDDGVDRWREVAGEAHDFVDSITP
- a CDS encoding dihydrofolate reductase family protein; the protein is MGVIVVDLFVTLDGVYQSPGSRDEDAEGGFPFGGWQGAYFDAESGAAIGADIERVDALLLGRKTYDIWAAYWPFQSDDIGARFNAVPKFVASHSLTEPSWAGTTVVTDVAAEVRGIRDRFDETHVFGSGDLVRTLLREELVDRINLWLYPLALGTGKRLFAEGTVPAAFSLVEPPVAFPKGSIQLVYERAGEPVTGVDMSTIDEAGA
- a CDS encoding NAD(P)/FAD-dependent oxidoreductase: MQQEPWDVIIVGGGSAGLSAALMLVRARRRVLVLDTGAPRNGVAAHMHGVLGRDGWSPLELLERGREEVARYGGVVRAAEVAGAAPEVADSNRALCFTVTLDSGERLSARRLLVATGLRDELPDLPGLAEQWGTGAVVCPFCDGWEVRDRRIGVLATGPRSVHQVQMLRQWSPSVTFFTNGAELDGDDSAGMLARGIAVETRAWASVTADEAARLSGIRLADDAVIAIDAIFLGPRPVPNDALLTGLGAATAPAFGDGDWVGVDPTGRTSIPGVWAAGNVVNPGASVPIAAGAGSLAGMTINSDLIEEEIREALAG
- a CDS encoding helix-turn-helix domain-containing protein, with protein sequence MADDLETMLSAVAPRLRELRLRRGYTLAELAAETGISTSTLSRLESGLRRPTLELLIRIAAAYRANLDDLVGAPQIADPRVHPKPFYRNGTAVIPLTRQNPDLHAFKMVLPGHPPDEPVEQQAHGGYDWIYVLSGRVRLALGDDEIVLEPGEAAEFDTRVPHGHASASTEPAEILNLMSVQGERVHLRTGE